From the genome of Geoglobus ahangari, one region includes:
- a CDS encoding transglutaminase-like domain-containing protein produces MKKEISAVLLLVSILMLISFLSSLDFSNTGFEGLIGESVFQKRDVDIKSVKLSQEEASLSENSNPPCVPLFVVSGLDEGHYRLRTGVSSQYSNGKWVMDELSYKDAMRFSAGKIFSVTPITGFEGNLPVVKDTIAVSAPAGYNSSACLFRVDLWNDSYYGVYVPSRVESHFSGDAKLARIDIEGWKMERIRELAYKITENATSDYERLKMIESYLQNHYEYSPRYNRSADMIYDFLFVERKGICMHFASAFIALATSLDIPVRAVFGYMASPTSSSQVVYSCQAHMWVEAKLGDVWVEFDPTPPARYKIPTTTEITYWDREVVEGGNVTVRGVVRLDSGEPVESGYVEVYLKMSKESPEGELLGIARLSNGTFELSAKVNESGTYSLVAHYTGSLLYQDSWSDPEVRVLAPTEIVVNLPSYVPLSFRLEGKLVSDGEGVGNKTVIVEVDGRREVVKTDEAGSFAVNLTLSEGEHRIRIVSPKEGLYAEAVLEKNVTAGSFSFALENKTLVAMKENAVNLTVLFNSHPFSGVVRVNGIPVSVEDGRATLTLVPEKPGIVEIAVGVGGFEDVLEARAKLPVEIKAEEKDGRLEIMVVDAAGNPVDGAIYVNGQQVTLIEGVARVEMEGSEFRISYPGDELHFPAEVTYEVHRPWYLLSIPILAAAGVWYYRNMPRLRVELEKEHPEMPNIWKAGEEIRVRVESNLPFAVAVDGEVSGTSVRFESPGKHAIRVNAIKDGRVRKVREIEIRIVEDYGEAVEEVFRMFEREVMRRRGIDCRTMTAREVMEALGVKDERLLRLFELYEYAGTRGYTRKEFVEAFEIYMSLRRVIG; encoded by the coding sequence ATGAAGAAGGAGATCTCTGCAGTGCTGCTGCTCGTGTCTATCCTCATGCTCATCTCCTTCCTCTCAAGCCTCGACTTCAGCAACACCGGTTTCGAGGGGCTCATTGGGGAGAGCGTGTTCCAGAAGAGGGATGTGGACATCAAGAGCGTTAAGCTCTCTCAGGAGGAGGCGAGCCTGTCCGAGAACTCAAACCCTCCCTGCGTCCCCCTCTTCGTGGTCTCAGGGCTCGACGAGGGCCATTACAGGCTCAGAACCGGAGTGTCGTCCCAGTACTCGAACGGAAAGTGGGTGATGGACGAGCTCAGCTACAAAGATGCCATGAGGTTTTCCGCCGGAAAGATCTTCTCGGTCACGCCCATCACCGGGTTCGAGGGCAACCTGCCGGTTGTCAAGGACACCATCGCGGTCTCAGCCCCGGCGGGGTACAACTCCTCCGCCTGCCTCTTCAGGGTTGACCTGTGGAACGACAGCTACTATGGCGTGTACGTTCCGAGCAGGGTTGAGTCTCACTTTTCAGGAGACGCAAAACTCGCGAGGATTGACATCGAGGGGTGGAAGATGGAGAGGATCAGGGAGCTGGCTTATAAAATAACGGAAAACGCCACCAGTGACTACGAGAGGCTGAAAATGATCGAGAGCTACCTGCAGAACCACTACGAGTACTCTCCCAGATACAACAGGTCTGCGGACATGATCTACGACTTCCTGTTCGTTGAGAGGAAGGGCATCTGCATGCACTTCGCCTCGGCCTTCATCGCCCTCGCCACGAGCCTCGACATCCCCGTGAGGGCGGTGTTCGGCTACATGGCCTCTCCGACCTCCTCCTCGCAGGTGGTTTACTCCTGTCAGGCCCACATGTGGGTGGAGGCCAAGCTTGGAGACGTCTGGGTGGAGTTCGACCCGACCCCTCCGGCCAGATACAAGATCCCCACGACCACGGAGATCACCTACTGGGACAGGGAGGTGGTTGAGGGCGGAAACGTGACCGTGAGGGGTGTTGTGAGGCTCGATAGCGGAGAGCCGGTGGAGAGCGGGTACGTGGAGGTCTACCTGAAGATGTCCAAGGAGTCTCCTGAGGGAGAGCTGCTCGGCATAGCGAGGCTATCAAACGGGACGTTCGAGCTGTCGGCCAAGGTGAATGAAAGCGGAACCTACAGCCTTGTGGCCCACTACACCGGAAGCCTGCTCTACCAGGACTCGTGGAGCGATCCGGAGGTCAGGGTTCTTGCCCCAACGGAGATCGTCGTCAACCTCCCCTCGTACGTCCCCCTCTCCTTCAGGCTCGAGGGGAAGCTCGTCTCAGACGGTGAGGGGGTTGGGAACAAGACCGTCATCGTGGAAGTCGATGGCCGGAGAGAGGTGGTGAAAACGGACGAAGCTGGCAGCTTTGCCGTAAACCTCACGCTGTCAGAGGGGGAGCACAGGATAAGGATCGTGTCTCCCAAGGAGGGGCTCTACGCTGAGGCGGTTCTCGAGAAAAACGTTACCGCGGGGAGCTTCTCGTTCGCACTCGAGAACAAAACTCTGGTGGCCATGAAGGAAAACGCCGTCAATCTGACAGTCCTGTTCAACTCTCATCCATTCAGCGGAGTGGTGAGGGTGAACGGAATTCCGGTGAGCGTTGAGGATGGGAGGGCGACTCTTACGCTCGTCCCAGAAAAACCGGGGATTGTGGAGATAGCGGTTGGGGTTGGTGGCTTTGAAGATGTGCTTGAAGCTCGCGCTAAGCTTCCAGTGGAGATCAAGGCTGAGGAGAAGGACGGAAGGCTTGAGATCATGGTGGTTGATGCTGCGGGGAATCCTGTTGATGGGGCCATCTACGTGAACGGCCAGCAAGTCACTCTCATCGAGGGCGTTGCGAGGGTTGAGATGGAGGGGAGCGAGTTCAGAATAAGCTACCCCGGGGACGAACTGCACTTCCCGGCCGAGGTTACCTACGAGGTGCACAGGCCGTGGTATTTGCTCTCAATCCCAATTCTGGCAGCTGCCGGTGTGTGGTACTACAGGAACATGCCGAGGCTGAGAGTGGAGCTGGAGAAGGAGCATCCGGAGATGCCTAACATCTGGAAGGCTGGAGAGGAAATAAGGGTGAGGGTTGAGAGCAACCTTCCGTTCGCCGTGGCTGTTGACGGGGAGGTCTCTGGCACCTCGGTCAGGTTCGAGAGCCCGGGAAAGCATGCAATCAGGGTAAACGCTATAAAAGATGGGAGGGTCAGGAAGGTGCGTGAGATTGAAATTAGAATTGTCGAGGA
- a CDS encoding DUF58 domain-containing protein: MRKIERDLLGYIVAITLVAVLLVMERILIAAALPLVLFFFPSKMSLRVGSVHFEGPTYVGDPVTFVAEFTAFGLGYLRVSCQVDDVVEVLEGGSKAGGFVPGYRRFRISYRGRARRRGKVDFGRIGFVSEDIFLLKSSEGFVSLNLVREVKVRVRKVRKVRARKVKARESLPDVDVSKIGVPGTDFREIRAYRPGDPIKFINWKATARKGETLVNEFEVEGKRAVWIVVNTSEHEFAEDEYLESALSSAASLSLYFSRRGHKVALTLTGSGKSLYPDIGKRQFHRIVRELTNAGFGGRSAVDAILESKRLMMYHMPFVFYITSIHDDGLAVRELRRAGLNVKVLVVEGREYGSRLARTMKRVLERGMVRKGAEVVRDVVAVRA, from the coding sequence ATGAGGAAAATCGAGAGAGACCTGCTGGGCTACATTGTTGCGATAACCCTCGTCGCGGTTCTGCTCGTCATGGAACGAATCCTGATAGCTGCTGCATTGCCACTGGTTCTCTTCTTCTTCCCCTCCAAGATGTCCCTGCGCGTAGGCTCGGTTCATTTCGAGGGGCCCACCTACGTTGGAGACCCGGTGACGTTCGTGGCCGAGTTCACAGCATTCGGCCTCGGGTACTTGAGGGTCTCGTGTCAGGTTGATGACGTTGTGGAGGTTCTTGAGGGGGGTTCAAAGGCAGGAGGGTTCGTTCCCGGCTACAGGAGGTTCAGGATCTCCTACAGGGGCAGGGCGAGGAGGAGGGGCAAGGTCGATTTCGGCAGGATAGGGTTCGTGTCTGAAGACATCTTCCTTCTGAAGTCCTCTGAGGGCTTCGTGTCTCTCAACCTCGTGCGTGAGGTTAAGGTGAGGGTGAGGAAGGTCAGAAAGGTCAGGGCCAGAAAGGTGAAGGCGAGGGAGTCATTGCCTGACGTTGACGTGTCCAAGATAGGAGTGCCCGGCACCGACTTCAGGGAGATACGGGCCTACAGGCCGGGAGACCCGATAAAGTTCATCAACTGGAAGGCCACGGCGAGGAAGGGAGAGACGCTGGTCAACGAGTTCGAGGTGGAGGGCAAGAGGGCGGTCTGGATCGTGGTCAACACCTCAGAGCACGAGTTTGCAGAGGATGAGTACTTGGAGTCCGCCCTGTCCTCTGCAGCATCCCTCAGCCTGTACTTCAGCAGGAGGGGTCACAAGGTTGCCCTAACGCTCACCGGTAGCGGAAAGAGCCTTTACCCGGACATAGGGAAGCGTCAGTTCCACAGGATCGTGAGGGAGCTCACCAACGCCGGGTTTGGTGGGAGAAGCGCTGTCGATGCAATTCTCGAGAGCAAGAGGCTGATGATGTACCACATGCCCTTCGTCTTCTACATAACCTCCATTCACGATGACGGGCTTGCGGTCAGGGAGCTGAGAAGGGCTGGGCTGAACGTGAAGGTCCTCGTGGTTGAGGGGAGGGAGTACGGGAGCAGGCTTGCGAGAACGATGAAGAGGGTGCTGGAGAGGGGCATGGTCAGGAAGGGGGCGGAGGTTGTTAGGGATGTGGTCGCGGTGAGAGCATGA